From one Pempheris klunzingeri isolate RE-2024b chromosome 5, fPemKlu1.hap1, whole genome shotgun sequence genomic stretch:
- the api5 gene encoding apoptosis inhibitor 5 — protein sequence MAVTIEDLYRSYGVLADAKDNLSQHKDAYQVILDGVKGGPKEKRLAAQFIPKFFSSFPELADAAINAQLDLCEDEDVSIRRQAIKELPRFATGENILRVADILTQLLQTDDTAEFNQVNAALISIFKIDAKGTLGGLFSQILQGEDIVRERAIKFLSAKLKTLPEDVMTKEVEDYVFAETKKVLEDVTGEEFVLLMRVVSGLRVLQTVNGRQQLVELVVEQAFLEQALNPADPDTVDRLLQCTRQALPLFSKNVHSTRFVTYFCEHVLTNLSALTSPVAELDIQLEVLKLLAEMSPFCGDMEKLEANLNMLFTKLLEFMPLPPEEVENGENSANEEPKLQFSYVECLLFGFHQLGKKLPDFLIDKVDAERLKDFKIRLQYFARGLQVYIRQLRVALQGKTGDALKTEENKIKVVALKITNNINVLIKDLFHNPPSFKSTVTLSWKPVQKTEAVAPKRPSGEEMGSGATTKKQVSPQPRRDARQIYNPPSGKYSASIGNFNYEQRGGFRGGRGRGFGTRGNRSRGRIY from the exons ATGGCGGTCACTATTGAGGATCTCTATCGGAGCTACGGGGTCCTTGCTGATGCCAAGGACAACCTTAGCCAG CACAAAGATGCCTACCAAGTAATCTTGGATGGCGTGAAGGGCGGCCCGAAGGAGAAGCGCCTGGCAGCGCAGTTTATCCCCAAGTTCTTCAGCAGTTTTCCAGAACTGGCCGACGCAGCCATTAACGCTCAGCTTGACCTCtgtgaagatgaggatgtgtcG ATTCGAAGGCAGGCCATCAAGGAGCTCCCGCGTTTTGCAACTGGCGAGAACATCCTCAGAGTTGCAGATATTCTCACCCAGCTCCTTCAGACAG ATGATACAGCAGAGTTCAACCAAGTGAATGCAGCACTTATTTCTATCTTCAAGATCGATGCAAAGG GTACTCTCGGAGGCCTCTTCTCTCAGATCCTGCAGGGAGAAGACATCGTGCGGGAAAGAGCCATCAAGTTTCTGTCAGCCAAACTGAAGACCCTGCCAGAGGACGTCATGACAAAGGAGGTGGAGGACTACGTCTTTGCAGAGACAAAGAAG GTCCTGGAGGATGTGACGGGAGAGGAGTTTGTGCTGTTGATGCGTGTAGTATCGGGCCTTCGGGTGCTGCAGACGGTGAACGGACGAcagcagctggtggagctggtggtggaACAGGCTTTCCTGGAGCAGGCCCTCAACCCAGCTGATCCCGATACTGTTGACCGCCTGCTGCAGTGCACACGCCAGGCCCTGCCCCTCTTCTCT AAAAACGTCCATTCCACACGTTTTGTAACCTACTTCTGTGAACACGTCCTGACCAACCTCAGCGCTCTGACAAGTCCTGTGGCTGAGCTGGACATTCAGTTGGAG gtgctgAAGCTGCTGGCTGAGATGAGTCCGTTCTGTGGAGACATGGAGAAGCTGGAGGCCAACCTCAACATGCTGTTTACCAAGCTGCTG GAGTTCATGCCTCTGCCaccagaggaggtggagaacgGTGAGAACTCAGCAAACGAGGAGCCCAAACTGCAGTTCAGTTATGTGGAGTGTCTCCTGTTCGGCTTCCACCAGCTGGGCAAGAAGCTGCCAGACTTCCTCATCGACAAAGTGGATGCTGAGCGTCTCAAAGACTTCAAGATCAG GTTACAGTATTTTGCCAGAGGCCTGCAGGTTTACATCAGACAGCTGCGAGTAGCACTGCAAGGCAAGACAGGCGACGCTCTGAAGACAGAAGAG AACAAGATCAAAGTGGTGGCCCTCAAGATCACAAACAACATCAATGTCCTCATCAAG GATCTCTTCCACAACCCTCCATCATTTAAGAGCACAGTCACTCTGTCCTGGAAACCTGTCCAGAAGACAGAAGCAGTAGC ACCCAAGCGCCCGTCAGGTGAGGAGATGGGCTCCGGTGCCACCACAAAAAAACAGGTCTCTCCTCAGCCCCGAAGGGACGCACGGCAAATATACAACCCCCCCAGCGGCAAGTACAGCGCATCCATTGGCAATTTTAATTACG AGCAACGTGGTGGCTTCAGGGGCGGCCGAGGACGAGGTTTTGGAACCAGAGGCAACAGGAGCCGAGGCCGAATCtactga